One window of uncultured Methanobrevibacter sp. genomic DNA carries:
- a CDS encoding chitobiase/beta-hexosaminidase C-terminal domain-containing protein: MLNKKYFILILIFLSLFCLIASVSAQNSDLTNNSNNSITNESSLQSPLSLEEDTNQNDSSDKNDNVLAANQNTSEKSKNSGAVIKKAPKVWINKMIVKSDKKLVIKLKSDKKGTIYYSTNGKKPTVHSKKYTSPINLASNKVLKFFAVSKDGSKSKVHTYKRILGKTSKGYVEKLYFGNLSSTKTIALIVGVHVQECEMHKAIYKSLIKKSNTLKRKYVLYYIHVTKDQNSYSKSRMNGQILGNKYIIKDIVNEKPEITTDIHETSYKISGYKYPRFIHMISNKNIKSVKISKNLHKKSSLYLKRLLILTPHIKRYDPQLGSSPAYITVPIANNGLVSYIYETESNYPITLKQNYADKYIKALDKVNLSF; encoded by the coding sequence TTGTTAAATAAAAAATATTTCATATTAATTTTAATATTCCTGTCTTTATTTTGTTTGATTGCATCAGTCAGTGCTCAAAATAGTGATTTAACTAACAATTCGAATAACAGCATTACAAATGAGTCCAGTTTACAGTCTCCTCTTTCTTTAGAGGAAGACACTAATCAGAATGATTCTTCTGATAAAAATGATAATGTATTAGCCGCTAATCAGAATACTTCTGAAAAATCCAAAAATTCAGGTGCAGTCATTAAAAAAGCCCCTAAGGTATGGATAAATAAGATGATTGTTAAATCTGACAAGAAATTAGTTATAAAACTTAAATCAGATAAGAAAGGAACAATTTATTATTCCACAAACGGTAAAAAACCAACTGTTCACAGCAAAAAATATACAAGCCCTATAAATTTGGCATCGAATAAAGTTTTAAAGTTTTTTGCTGTTTCAAAAGATGGAAGCAAGTCAAAAGTTCATACATATAAAAGAATTTTAGGTAAAACTTCAAAAGGATACGTTGAAAAGCTCTACTTCGGAAATCTGTCTTCAACAAAAACCATTGCCTTAATTGTTGGAGTTCATGTTCAAGAATGCGAAATGCACAAGGCAATATATAAAAGCCTGATTAAGAAAAGCAATACATTAAAAAGAAAGTATGTGTTATATTACATTCATGTGACCAAAGACCAGAACAGTTATTCAAAAAGCAGAATGAACGGCCAGATATTAGGAAACAAATATATAATAAAGGATATAGTTAATGAAAAACCTGAAATAACAACAGATATCCATGAAACAAGCTATAAAATTAGCGGATACAAATATCCTAGATTCATACATATGATTTCTAATAAAAACATTAAAAGTGTCAAAATAAGTAAAAATCTCCATAAGAAATCTTCTCTTTATTTAAAAAGGCTGCTAATATTGACTCCTCACATTAAAAGATATGATCCGCAGTTGGGTTCAAGTCCTGCCTATATTACTGTACCTATTGCAAATAATGGTTTGGTTTCTTATATCTATGAAACAGAGAGTAATTACCCAATAACACTTAAACAGAATTATGCAGACAAATATATTAAAGCTTTGGATAAAGTCAATTTATCCTTTTAG
- a CDS encoding carboxypeptidase-like regulatory domain-containing protein: MENKNIIIILVVIIVILAAAMGIMFLNPMHAKEPTKIKVSSNKTLYEGDDLSVKLTDLNKTPLSKEKVNITIKNSKGKIVANKTVKTNDKGNAKLDLNLKKGKYDVSVSYAGNENYTGNNTTQKLNIKEKVAETQPTSSKSSSGNPYDINNLPPSNDPYPETKRYQIDENHVIQEYSDHYRSTVDLRTGERHGGFF, from the coding sequence ATGGAAAACAAAAATATTATTATAATATTGGTTGTAATAATTGTTATTCTTGCAGCAGCAATGGGTATAATGTTTTTAAATCCAATGCATGCTAAAGAACCTACAAAAATCAAAGTAAGTAGCAATAAAACTTTATATGAAGGGGATGATTTGTCAGTTAAGTTGACTGATTTAAATAAAACTCCATTGTCCAAAGAGAAGGTTAACATCACAATTAAAAATAGTAAAGGGAAAATTGTGGCAAATAAAACTGTGAAAACAAATGATAAAGGTAATGCGAAATTAGATTTAAATTTGAAGAAAGGTAAATATGATGTTTCTGTTAGTTATGCTGGAAATGAAAACTACACAGGAAACAACACTACTCAGAAATTAAACATTAAAGAGAAAGTAGCTGAAACACAACCTACAAGTTCTAAATCTTCATCAGGAAATCCGTATGATATTAATAATTTACCGCCAAGCAATGATCCCTATCCTGAAACTAAGAGATATCAAATTGATGAAAATCATGTGATACAAGAGTATTCTGATCATTATCGAAGTACTGTAGATTTAAGAACAGGTGAAAGACATGGTGGATTTTTCTAG